From one Melospiza melodia melodia isolate bMelMel2 chromosome 6, bMelMel2.pri, whole genome shotgun sequence genomic stretch:
- the NUCB2 gene encoding nucleobindin-2 isoform X1 yields MKMLSVLPQQCLLLLTCLLMALEAVPIDIDKTKVKAEGHVEGEKVENPDTGLYYDEYLRQVIDVLETDKHFREKLQTADIEEIKSGKLSRELDLVSHHVRTRLDELKRQEVARLRMLIKAKMDSVQDTGIDHQALLKQFEHLNHQNPDTFEPKDLDMLIKAATSDLENYDKTRHEEFKKYEMMKEHERREYLKTLDEEKRKKEESKFEEMKKKHGDHPKVHHPGSKDQLKEVWEEADGLDPNEFDPKTFFKLHDVNNDGFLDEQELEALFTKELEKVYDPKNEEDDMVEMEEERLRMREHVMNEVDINKDRLVTLDEFLRATEKKEFLEPDSWETLDQQQLFTEDELKEFENHISQQEDELRKKAEELQKQKEELQRQHDQLQAQKQELQQVVKQMEQKKLQQGIPPAGPGGELKIQPPAEHKAADAAQHPAGGDQPLPPGHVQEAAVRTDPVHP; encoded by the exons ATGAAGATGTTatctgtgctgccccagcagtgtctGCTGCTGCTGACATGTCTCCTAATGGCCTTGGAAGCTGTACCTATAGACATAGATAAGACAAAAGTCAAGGCAGAAGGCCATGTAGAAGGAGAGAAGGTAGAAAATCCA gatACAGGACTTTATTATGATGAATATCTCAGGCAAGTAATAGATGTCTTGGAAACTGATAAGCATTTCAGGGAGAAACTCCAGACTGCTGACATAGAAGAAATAAAG AGTGGAAAGCTAAGCAGAGAGCTTGATTTAGTCAGCCACCATGTGAGGACACGGCTGGATGAACTAAAGAGACAAGAGGTAGCAAGATTAAGAATGTTAATTAAAGCTAAAATGGATTCTGTACAAG ACACTGGTATAGACCATCAGGCTCTCCTTAAGCAGTTTGAGCACCTGAACCATCAGAATCCTGACACTTTTGAACCTAAAGACTTGGATATGCTGATCAAAGCA GCTACAAGTGACCTGGAAAACTACGATAAGACTCGCCATGAGGAGTTTAAGAAATACGAGATGATGAAAGAACATGAGAGGAGAGAGTATTTAAAAACACTGGATGAAGAaaagaggaagaaggaagaatCCAAATTTGAGGAGATGAAGAAAAAGCATGGAGATCACCCTAAAGTTCACCATCCT GGAAGCAAAGATCAACTGAAAGAGGTGTGGGAAGAAGCAGATGGACTAGATCCTAATGAATTTGACCCCAAAACATTTTTCAAATTGCACG ATGTCAATAATGATGGTTTCCTGGATGAGCAAGAATTAGAAGCCCTATTTACTAAAGAG TTAGAAAAAGTTTATGATCCCAAGAATGAAGAGGATGACATGGTTGAAATGgaagaagaaaggctgagaaTGAGAGAACATGTAATGAATGAG GTTGACATCAACAAGGACCGGCTAGTGACTTTGGATGAGTTCCTGCGAGCTACAGAGAAAAAGGAATTTTTGGAGCCAGACAGCTGGGAG ACACTAGATCAACAGCAGCTCTTCACCGAGGATGAGCTGAAGGAATTCGAAAATCACATTTCCCAGCAGGAAGATGAACTCAGGAAGAAGGCAGAAGAACTTCAGAAACAGAAGGAAGAGCTACAGAGGCAGCACGATCAGCTTCAGGCTCAGAAACAAGAGCTTCAGCAG GTTGTAAAACAGATGGAACAAAAGAAACTACAGCAAGGAATTCCTCCTGCAGGACCAGGTGGAGAGCTGAAAATCCAACCCC CTGCTGAGCACAAAGCTGCAGATGCAGCACAGCACCCAGCAGGAGGAGATCAGCCTTTACCACCAGGACACGTGCAAGAAGCAGCTGTCAGAACTGATCCAGTTCACCCTTAA
- the NUCB2 gene encoding nucleobindin-2 isoform X2, producing MKMLSVLPQQCLLLLTCLLMALEAVPIDIDKTKVKAEGHVEGEKVENPDTGLYYDEYLRQVIDVLETDKHFREKLQTADIEEIKSGKLSRELDLVSHHVRTRLDELKRQEVARLRMLIKAKMDSVQDTGIDHQALLKQFEHLNHQNPDTFEPKDLDMLIKAATSDLENYDKTRHEEFKKYEMMKEHERREYLKTLDEEKRKKEESKFEEMKKKHGDHPKVHHPGSKDQLKEVWEEADGLDPNEFDPKTFFKLHDVNNDGFLDEQELEALFTKELEKVYDPKNEEDDMVEMEEERLRMREHVMNEVDINKDRLVTLDEFLRATEKKEFLEPDSWETLDQQQLFTEDELKEFENHISQQEDELRKKAEELQKQKEELQRQHDQLQAQKQELQQVVKQMEQKKLQQGIPPAGPGGELKIQPRM from the exons ATGAAGATGTTatctgtgctgccccagcagtgtctGCTGCTGCTGACATGTCTCCTAATGGCCTTGGAAGCTGTACCTATAGACATAGATAAGACAAAAGTCAAGGCAGAAGGCCATGTAGAAGGAGAGAAGGTAGAAAATCCA gatACAGGACTTTATTATGATGAATATCTCAGGCAAGTAATAGATGTCTTGGAAACTGATAAGCATTTCAGGGAGAAACTCCAGACTGCTGACATAGAAGAAATAAAG AGTGGAAAGCTAAGCAGAGAGCTTGATTTAGTCAGCCACCATGTGAGGACACGGCTGGATGAACTAAAGAGACAAGAGGTAGCAAGATTAAGAATGTTAATTAAAGCTAAAATGGATTCTGTACAAG ACACTGGTATAGACCATCAGGCTCTCCTTAAGCAGTTTGAGCACCTGAACCATCAGAATCCTGACACTTTTGAACCTAAAGACTTGGATATGCTGATCAAAGCA GCTACAAGTGACCTGGAAAACTACGATAAGACTCGCCATGAGGAGTTTAAGAAATACGAGATGATGAAAGAACATGAGAGGAGAGAGTATTTAAAAACACTGGATGAAGAaaagaggaagaaggaagaatCCAAATTTGAGGAGATGAAGAAAAAGCATGGAGATCACCCTAAAGTTCACCATCCT GGAAGCAAAGATCAACTGAAAGAGGTGTGGGAAGAAGCAGATGGACTAGATCCTAATGAATTTGACCCCAAAACATTTTTCAAATTGCACG ATGTCAATAATGATGGTTTCCTGGATGAGCAAGAATTAGAAGCCCTATTTACTAAAGAG TTAGAAAAAGTTTATGATCCCAAGAATGAAGAGGATGACATGGTTGAAATGgaagaagaaaggctgagaaTGAGAGAACATGTAATGAATGAG GTTGACATCAACAAGGACCGGCTAGTGACTTTGGATGAGTTCCTGCGAGCTACAGAGAAAAAGGAATTTTTGGAGCCAGACAGCTGGGAG ACACTAGATCAACAGCAGCTCTTCACCGAGGATGAGCTGAAGGAATTCGAAAATCACATTTCCCAGCAGGAAGATGAACTCAGGAAGAAGGCAGAAGAACTTCAGAAACAGAAGGAAGAGCTACAGAGGCAGCACGATCAGCTTCAGGCTCAGAAACAAGAGCTTCAGCAG GTTGTAAAACAGATGGAACAAAAGAAACTACAGCAAGGAATTCCTCCTGCAGGACCAGGTGGAGAGCTGAAAATCCAACCCCGTATGTGA